A part of Periplaneta americana isolate PAMFEO1 chromosome 17, P.americana_PAMFEO1_priV1, whole genome shotgun sequence genomic DNA contains:
- the LOC138692847 gene encoding probable cytochrome P450 6a14, producing MAIIFESLLLEAGVLAACIITAIYFYFKRSWIYWKERNVPYVEPTFPFGNFSDMALLRKPIGEVYKNLYDQLEGEKYGGTYMFTKAGFLFRDPEIIKNVLVKDFSNFHDRGFYMNEEREPLSGHLFLLPGTKWRNLRVKLTPTFTSGKMKMMFQTLVDCGQELGECLTETANNEEVIEIKDVVARFSTDIISSCAFGIQCNCLKNPDAEFRKWGRKIFELSIRGFIAGLVMFMTPALADKLKLKQFDTEMSEYFLKMVQDTVSYREENNFKRNDFMQLLIQLKNKGVVDADIKNDHQEGHTTVEEKSDDTKLSMNSLAAQAFVFFGAGFETSSTTMTFCLYELCINSEIQDRVRWEIDEILEKHDGKITYEAVQEMEYLDKVVSETLRKYPPLPILNRECTKTYHIPGTDIVLNKGDLTVIPVLGLHHDPKYYPNPEKFDPERFSEEEKAKRHHYVYLPFGEGPRICIGLRFGLMQTKVGLISLLSRYQFNVSKETPMPLAMDVKSFILSPVGGMHLQIKKRVK from the exons ATGGCGATCATATTTGAATCCCTTCTTCTCGAAGCTGGGGTCCTAGCAGCTTGCATAATAACAGCAATCTACTTTTACTTCAAGCGCTCCTGGATATACTGGAAGGAACGAAATGTGCCTTATGTAGAACCAACTTTCCCTTTCGGAAACTTTAGCGATATGGCATTATTGCGGAAGCCAATAGGAGAAGTTTACAAAAACCTGTATGACCAGCTAGAAGGAGAGAAATATGGAGGCACATACATGTTTACAAAGGCCGGATTCCTCTTCCGCGATCCAGAAATCATTAAGAACGTATTAGTAAAAGATTTCTCCAACTTTCACGACAGAGGTTTCTACATGAATGAAGAGCGGGAACCTTTATCGGGCCATTTGTTCCTTTTGCCCGGAACTAAGTGGAGGAATCTTCGTGTAAAACTGACACCGACATTCACGTCTGgaaagatgaagatgatgttTCAAACTTTGGTCGATTGCGGACAGGAGCTTGGGGAATGTCTAACGGAAACGGCAAACAATGAAGAAGTAATTGAAATAAAAGACGTCGTGGCTAGGTTTTCTAcagacataatttcttcttgCGCTTTTGGCATACAGTGCAACTGTCTTAAGAACCCAGATGCGGAATTTCGAAAatggggaagaaaaatatttgaactATCAATTAGAGGCTTTATAGCTGGTCTTGTGATGTTTATGACACCTGCTTTAGCAGACAAACTTAAATTGAAGCAATTTGACACAGAAATGTCGGAATACTTCCTTAAAATGGTACAAGATACAGTCAGCTATCGCGAAGAGAATAACTTTAAAAGAAATGACTTCATGCAGCTACTGATTCAACTCAAGAACAAGGGAGTAGTCGACGCCGACATAAAAAATGATCACCAGGAGGGGCATACCACTGTGGAAGAGAAATCAGATGATACCA AATTGTCCATGAACTCCCTGGCAGCCCAGGCTTTCGTATTCTTCGGCGCAGGCTTTGAGACTTCTTCCACCACAATGACATTCTGTCTGTACGAGCTGTGTATCAATTCTGAAATTCAGGATCGTGTGAGGTGGGAAATTGATGAAATTCTGGAGAAACATGATGGAAAAATCACATACGAGGCTGTTCAGGAGATGGAATATTTAGACAAAGTCGTTTCAG AAACTCTTCGCAAGTACCCACCACTTCCTATCCTGAACCGAGAATGTACCAAAACCTATCACATTCCTGGCACGGATATTGTGCTGAATAAGGGAGATCTGACGGTCATCCCTGTGCTGGGACTTCACCATGATCCCAAGTACTACCCCAACCCGGAGAAATTCGACCCCGAACGATTCAGCGAGGAGGAAAAAGCGAAGAGACATCACTACGTGTACCTGCCATTCGGAGAGGGACCCAGAATATGCATCG GATTGCGATTTGGATTAATGCAGACAAAAGTCGGGTTGATTTCTCTTCTGTCCAGATATCAATTTAATGTCAGCAAGGAAACTCCAATGCCTTTGGCGATGGACGTGAAGTCTTTCATACTGTCACCTGTTGGTGGCATGCATTTGCAGATTAAGAAGAgggttaagtaa